In Daphnia pulex isolate KAP4 chromosome 7, ASM2113471v1, one genomic interval encodes:
- the LOC124196565 gene encoding uncharacterized protein LOC124196565 produces MATFETLKNEMNNSAASSIGRMPKSCDDLHKIGHRKSGFFTVMGNKTVDNVYCDFTKPTTDAGFQKMIGYFDVKTSPIHFYAQRRTSYGAVNTAIPFEILKLNLGNAMSTSGIFVAPKSGKYSFALSGISEGNALARIQLQVKTATADWTKVGTAFAEVTLYQTFSLQSTLELVKGNQIRLLLLEGVLCDNDLLYTHFVGRLLEEDIEQ; encoded by the exons ATGGCCACATTCGAAACCTTGAAAAATGAGATGAACA ACAGCGCTGCTTCTAGCATCGGTCGAATGCCCAAATCTTGTGACGATCTGCATAAAATTGGACACCGGAAAAGCGGATTTTTTACAGTCATGGGCAACAAAACGGTTGACAACGTCTACTGTGATTTCACGAAGCCAACCACCGATGCAG gttttcaaaaaatgattggCTACTTTGACGTTAAAACGTCACCCATTCATTTTTACGCCCAAAGACGGACATCCTACGGGGCTGTTAATACCGCTATTCCATTCGAAATACTGAAACTGAACTTGGGAAATGCAATGAGTACTTCCGGAATATTTGTCGCTCCTAAATCCGGCAAATACTCATTTGCTTTATCTGGCATTAGTGAAGGAAATGCCCTAGCCCGAATCCAATTGCAAGTCAAGACTGCCACAGCGGATTGGACAAAGGTTGGAACAGCGTTCGCAGAAGTCACACTATATCAAACATTTTCGCTTCAATCCACCCTGGAGCTTGTCAAAGGCAATCAAATTCGACTTCTCTTACTAGAAGGAGTACTTTGTGATAATGATTTGCTCTATACTCATTTTGTTGGCCGGCTACTCGAAGAAGATATCGAACAATAA